The Mus caroli chromosome 1, CAROLI_EIJ_v1.1, whole genome shotgun sequence genome has a window encoding:
- the Nectin4 gene encoding nectin-4 isoform X1: MPLSLGAEMWGPEAWLRLLFLASFTGRYSAGELETSDLVTVVLGQDAKLPCFYRGDPDEQVGQVAWARVDPNEGTRELALLHSKYGLHVNPAYEDRVEQPPPPRDPLDGSVLLRNAVQADEGEYECRVSTFPAGSFQARMRLRVLVPPLPSLNPGPPLEEGQGLTLAASCTAEGSPAPSVTWDTEVKGTQSSRSFTHPRSAAVTSEFHLVPSRSMNGQPLTCVVSHPGLLQDRRITHTLQVAFLAEASVRGLEDQNLWQVGREGATLKCLSEGQPPPKYNWTRLDGPLPSGVRVKGDTLGFPPLTTEHSGVYVCHVSNELSSRDSQVTVEVLDPEDPGKQVDLVSASVIIVGVIAALLFCLLVVVVVLMSRYHRRKAQQMTQKYEEELTLTRENSIRRLHSHHSDPRSQPEESVGLRAEGHPDSLKDNSSCSVMSEEPEGRSYSTLTTVREIETQTELLSPGSGRTEDDDDQDEGIKQAMNHFVQENGTLRAKPTGNGIYINGRGHLV; the protein is encoded by the exons GCCGATACTCCGCGGGTGAGCTGGAGACCTCGGACTTAGTGACAGTGGTGCTGGGTCAGGATGCAAAACTGCCCTGCTTCTACCGAGGGGATCCGGATGAGCAGGTGGGGCAGGTGGCATGGGCTCGAGTGGACCCAAACGAGGGTACCCGGGAGCTGGCCCTACTGCACTCCAAATACGGGCTTCATGTGAACCCTGCTTATGAGGACCGCGTGGAGCAACCACCGCCCCCACGAGACCCTCTAGACGGCTCGGTCCTCCTGCGCAACGCTGTGCAAGCTGATGAGGGCGAGTACGAATGCAGAGTCAGCACCTTCCCAGCCGGTAGCTTTCAGGCACGGATGCGGCTTCGTGTTCTGG tgCCTCCTCTGCCTTCACTGAATCCTGGTCCACCACTAGAAGAGGGCCAGGGCCTGACGTTGGCAGCCTCTTGCACTGCTGAGGGCAGCCCAGCTCCCAGCGTGACCTGGGACACAGAGGTCAAGGGCACACAGTCGAGCCGCTCTTTCACACACCCCCGCTCAGCTGCCGTCACTTCAGAGTTTCATCTGGTGCCCAGCCGAAGTATGAATGGGCAGCCGCTGACCTGTGTGGTGTCTCACCCTGGCCTGCTCCAGGACCGAAGAATCACCCACACCCTCCAAGTGGCCT TCCTTGCGGAGGCCTCTGTGAGGGGCCTTGAGGACCAAAACTTGTGGCAAGTCGGCCGAGAAGGAGCCACACTCAAATGCCTGAGTGAAGGACAGCCCCCTCCCAAATACAACTGGACACG GTTGGATGGACCTCTGCCTAGTGGGGTACGAGTGAAAGGAGACACTCTGGGCTTTCCCCCACTGACTACTGAGCACAGTGGCGTCTATGTCTGTCACGTCAGCAATGAGCTTTCTTCGAGGGATTCTCAGGTCACTGTAGAAGTTCTTG ACCCCGAAGATCCAGGAAAGCAGGTGGACCTGGTGTCCGCCTCAGTGATCATAGTGGGCGTGATTGCTGCTCTCCTGTTCTGcctcctggtggtggtggtggttctcaTGTCCCGATATCATCGCCGCAAAGCCCAGCAGATGACCCAGAAATA TGAGGAGGAACTGACTTTGACCAGGGAGAACTCCATCCGGAGGCTGCACTCTCACCACTCGGACCCTAGGAGCCAG CCGGAGGAGAGTGTAGGGCTGAGAGCGGAGGGCCACCCTGATAGTCTCAAGGACAACAGTAGCTGCTCTGTGATG AGTGAAGAGCCAGAAGGCCGCAGCTACTCCACGTTAACCACAGTGAGAGAGATCGAGACACAGACCGAACTGCTATCTCCAGGCTCTGGGCGGACAGAGGACGACGATGATCAGGATGAAGGCATCAAACAGGCCATGAACCATTTTGTGCAGGAAAATGGGACCCTGAGGGCCAAACCTACAGGCAATGGTATCTACATCAACGGGCGAGGGCACCTGGTCTGA
- the Nectin4 gene encoding nectin-4 isoform X2 — protein sequence MPLSLGAEMWGPEAWLRLLFLASFTGRYSAGELETSDLVTVVLGQDAKLPCFYRGDPDEQVGQVAWARVDPNEGTRELALLHSKYGLHVNPAYEDRVEQPPPPRDPLDGSVLLRNAVQADEGEYECRVSTFPAGSFQARMRLRVLVPPLPSLNPGPPLEEGQGLTLAASCTAEGSPAPSVTWDTEVKGTQSSRSFTHPRSAAVTSEFHLVPSRSMNGQPLTCVVSHPGLLQDRRITHTLQVAFLAEASVRGLEDQNLWQVGREGATLKCLSEGQPPPKYNWTRLDGPLPSGVRVKGDTLGFPPLTTEHSGVYVCHVSNELSSRDSQVTVEVLDPEDPGKQVDLVSASVIIVGVIAALLFCLLVVVVVLMSRYHRRKAQQMTQKYEEELTLTRENSIRRLHSHHSDPRSQSEEPEGRSYSTLTTVREIETQTELLSPGSGRTEDDDDQDEGIKQAMNHFVQENGTLRAKPTGNGIYINGRGHLV from the exons GCCGATACTCCGCGGGTGAGCTGGAGACCTCGGACTTAGTGACAGTGGTGCTGGGTCAGGATGCAAAACTGCCCTGCTTCTACCGAGGGGATCCGGATGAGCAGGTGGGGCAGGTGGCATGGGCTCGAGTGGACCCAAACGAGGGTACCCGGGAGCTGGCCCTACTGCACTCCAAATACGGGCTTCATGTGAACCCTGCTTATGAGGACCGCGTGGAGCAACCACCGCCCCCACGAGACCCTCTAGACGGCTCGGTCCTCCTGCGCAACGCTGTGCAAGCTGATGAGGGCGAGTACGAATGCAGAGTCAGCACCTTCCCAGCCGGTAGCTTTCAGGCACGGATGCGGCTTCGTGTTCTGG tgCCTCCTCTGCCTTCACTGAATCCTGGTCCACCACTAGAAGAGGGCCAGGGCCTGACGTTGGCAGCCTCTTGCACTGCTGAGGGCAGCCCAGCTCCCAGCGTGACCTGGGACACAGAGGTCAAGGGCACACAGTCGAGCCGCTCTTTCACACACCCCCGCTCAGCTGCCGTCACTTCAGAGTTTCATCTGGTGCCCAGCCGAAGTATGAATGGGCAGCCGCTGACCTGTGTGGTGTCTCACCCTGGCCTGCTCCAGGACCGAAGAATCACCCACACCCTCCAAGTGGCCT TCCTTGCGGAGGCCTCTGTGAGGGGCCTTGAGGACCAAAACTTGTGGCAAGTCGGCCGAGAAGGAGCCACACTCAAATGCCTGAGTGAAGGACAGCCCCCTCCCAAATACAACTGGACACG GTTGGATGGACCTCTGCCTAGTGGGGTACGAGTGAAAGGAGACACTCTGGGCTTTCCCCCACTGACTACTGAGCACAGTGGCGTCTATGTCTGTCACGTCAGCAATGAGCTTTCTTCGAGGGATTCTCAGGTCACTGTAGAAGTTCTTG ACCCCGAAGATCCAGGAAAGCAGGTGGACCTGGTGTCCGCCTCAGTGATCATAGTGGGCGTGATTGCTGCTCTCCTGTTCTGcctcctggtggtggtggtggttctcaTGTCCCGATATCATCGCCGCAAAGCCCAGCAGATGACCCAGAAATA TGAGGAGGAACTGACTTTGACCAGGGAGAACTCCATCCGGAGGCTGCACTCTCACCACTCGGACCCTAGGAGCCAG AGTGAAGAGCCAGAAGGCCGCAGCTACTCCACGTTAACCACAGTGAGAGAGATCGAGACACAGACCGAACTGCTATCTCCAGGCTCTGGGCGGACAGAGGACGACGATGATCAGGATGAAGGCATCAAACAGGCCATGAACCATTTTGTGCAGGAAAATGGGACCCTGAGGGCCAAACCTACAGGCAATGGTATCTACATCAACGGGCGAGGGCACCTGGTCTGA
- the Arhgap30 gene encoding rho GTPase-activating protein 30 isoform X1 encodes MKSRQKGKKKGSSKERVFGCDLREHLQHSGQEVPQVLRSCAEFVQEYGVVDGIYRLSGVSSNIQKLRQEFETERKPDLRRDVYLQDIHCVSSLCKAYFRELPDPLLTYRLYDKFAEAVAVQLEPERLVKILEVLQELPIQNYRTLEFLMRHLVHMASFSAQTNMHARNLAIVWAPNLLRSKDIEASGFNGTAAFMEVRVQSIVVEFILTHVDQLFRGDSLSAGVDLESGWKSLPGARASGSSEDLMPTSLPYHLPSILQAGDGPPQIRPYHTIIEIAEHKRKGSLKVRKWRSIFNLGRSGHETKRKLPLRAEDREEKSSKGTLRPAKSMDSLSAAAGVSDEPEGLVGSSSSQPSSLMPESLESNSMEGEQEPEAEAPGSANSEPGTPRAGRSAVRALGSSRAERCAGVHISDPYNVNLPLHITSILSVPPNIISNVSLVRLTRGLECPALQPRPSPASGPGPGPGLGPGPPDEKSEARSVPGPLDDSSPTAMTPALEDSLSQEVQDSFSFLEDLSSSEPEWVGVEEREVAKAEAAGAAGAAGAAAFSLGEDDPGMGYLEELLRVGPQVEEFSVEPPLDDLSLDDTQYVLAPNCCSLDSAVSTPDVEEDYGEEVFLSAYDDLSPLLGPKPINWEGVGSLEEEAAGCGKQPPTQDEEEQACSETRQEKEAKPRSTSDNREEAEATPETEMEAGKADAEGGEAERSQKVMDSFKEGSREELETKEENSEGREVESITETKDVEKIIGEPGKDEKEREIGREEGAEKGDDTPVDSNMDPEHVFQEDLVLEESWEVVHKHEAEKGREGEIKEPKRKSDLKSREDQGHSEDSGSQEEGDDRKEGGFSKEQRSIDVETEVMRGVGDHLEEGALSEGPGVELLRVDSTEEINEQTSEMKQAPLQPSEPEGMEAEGQLNPETCDLYSCPCGLAGGVGMRLASTLVQVRQVRSVPVVPPKPQFAKMPSAMCSKIHVAPASPCPRPGRLDGTPGEKAWGSRASWRNGGSLSFDAAVALARERQRTESQGVRRTQTCTGGGDYSLSSRTPPCSMILAHSSRPLSCLERPPEGTEGSEPRSRLSLPPRELHPVVPLVAPQRQTYAFETQTNHEKDEGV; translated from the exons ATGAAGTCTcggcagaaaggaaagaagaagggcaGCTCTAAGGAACGGGTGTTTGGGTGTGACCTACGTGAGCATCTACAGCACTCGGGCCAGGAAG TGCCCCAGGTGCTACGGAGCTGTGCCGAGTTTGTGCAAGAGTATGGAGTGGTGGATGGGATCTACCGCCTCTCAGGGGTCTCCTCTAACATCCAGAAGCTCCG GCAGGAGTTTGAGACGGAGCGGAAGCCAGACCTGCGCCGGGACGTTTATCTCCAGGACATTCACTGTGTCTCTTCCTTGTGCAAGGCCTACTTCAGAGAACTCCCAGATCCCCTCCTCACTTACCGGCTCTATGACAAGTTTGCT GAGGCAGTGGCCGTGCAGCTAGAGCCAGAGCGATTGGTCAAGATCCTAGAAGTGCTTCAAGAACTCCCTATCCAAAACTACAG gACCCTGGAGTTCCTTATGCGCCACTTGGTCCACATGGCCTCATTTAGTGCCCAAACCAACATGCATGCTCGCAATCTGGCAATTGTGTGGGCCCCCAACCTGCTGAG GTCTAAGGACATAGAGGCCTCAGGCTTCAATGGGACAGCAGCGTTCATGGAGGTTCGAGTGCAGTCCATTGTTGTGGAGTTCATCCTTACCCATGTGGACCAGCTCTTTAGGGGTGACTCCCTCTCTG CTGGTGTAGACTTGGAGAGTGGATGGAAATCACTTCCAGGAGCCCGGGCATCAGGCAGCTCCGAGGACCTCATGCCCACCTCTCTTCCCTACCACTTGCCCAGCATCTTGCAGGCTGGGGATGGACCTCCACAGATCCGACCCTACCATACTATTATTGAGATTGCAGAACACAA AAGAAAGGGGTCATTGAAGGTCAGGAAATGGCGCTCTATCTTCAATTTGGGTCGATCTGGACACGAGACAAAACGTAAACTTCCACTGAGGGCTGAGGACAGGG aagaaaaatccAGTAAGGGGACACTGCGGCCTGCCAAAAGCATGGACTCGCTGAGTGCTGCCGCTGGGGTCAGTGACG agCCGGAGGGGCTGGTGGGGTCCAGCAGTTCTCAGCCAAGCTCACTGATGCCTGAGAGCTTGGAGAGTAATTCTATGGAAGGAGAACAGGAGCCCGAAGCAGAGGCACCGGGCAGTGCCAATTCTGAGCCGGGAACTCCACGAGCCGGGCGGTCAGCTGTTCGGGCCTTAGGGAGCAGTAGAGCAGAGCGTTGTGCTGGTGTCCACATCTCAGACCCTTACAACGTCAACCTCCCTCTGCACATAACCTCCATCCTCAGTGTTCCTCCAAACATCATCTCTAATGTCTCCTTGGTCAGGCTCACCCGAGGCCTTGAGTGCCCTGCCCTACAACCCCGGCCAAGCCCTGCCTCGGGTCCTGGCCCTGGCCCAGGCCTTGGCCCTGGCCCCCCAG ATGAGAAATCAGAGGCAAGATCAGTCCCAGGTCCCCTGGATGACTCGAGCCCTACAGCCATGACTCCTGCCCTGGAGGACTCCCTGTCCCAGGAAGTGCAGGACTCCTTCTCCTTCCTAGAGGATTTGAGCAGCTCAGAGcctgagtgggtgggggtggaggagagggaggtggcCAAGGCAGAAGccgcaggagcagcaggagcagcaggagcagcagctttCTCCCTTGGGGAGGACGACCCTGGGATGGGCTACCTGGAGGAGCTGCTGAGAGTTGGGCCTCAG GTAGAAGAGTTCTCTGTGGAGCCACCCCTGGATGACCTGTCTCTGGATGATACTCAGTATGTCCTGGCTCCTAACTGCTGCTCCCTTGATTCTGCTGTTTCCACACCTGACGTAGAAGAGGACTATGGGGAAGAAGTCTTCTTGAGTGCCTATGATGATCTGAGTCCCCTTCTGGGGCCTAAACCCATCAACTGGGAAGGTGTAGGGagtctggaggaagaggcagcaggGTGTGGGAAACAACCTCCAACACAGGATGAAGAAGAACAGGCCTGCTCAGAAACCAGGCAGGAAAAGGAGGCTAAGCCCCGGAGCACATCAGATAACCgggaagaagcagaggcaacTCCAGAGACTGAGATGGAGGCTGGAAAGGCTGATGCGGAAGGAGGGGAGGCTGAGAGGAGCCAAAAGGTGATGGATAGTTTTAAAGAAGGGAGTAGGGAAGAGCTAGAGACTAAGGAAGAAAATTCCGAAGGTCGAGAGGTTGAAAGTATAACGGAGACTAAGGATGTGGAAAAAATAATAGGAGAACCGGGTAAagatgagaaggagagagagattgggagagaagaaggagctgagaaaggAGATGACACCCCAGTAGACTCTAATATGGATCCAGAGCATGTGTTTCAAGAAGACCTGGTTCTTGAGGAGAGCTGGGAAGTTGTCCACAAACATgaggctgagaaaggcagagagggtgaGATCAAAGAACCGAAGAGGAAAAGTGACCTTAAGTCAAGAGAAGACCAAGGACACAGTGAAGACAGTGGAAGTCAAGAAGAAGGTGATGATAGGAAGGAAGGGGGTTTCAGCAAGGAACAAAGAAGTATAGATGTAGAAACTGAAGTCATGAGAGGTGTTGGTGACCACTTAGAAGAGGGGGCCCTCTCTGAAGGGCCAGGTGTCGAGTTACTGAGGGTTGACAGTACAGAAGAAATCAATGAACAGACCTCTGAGATGAAACAAGCCCCGCTACAGCCATCTGAACCAGAGGGCATGGAGGCTGAGGGACAGCTTAATCCTGAGACATGTGACCTGTATTCTTGTCCCTGTGGGTTAGCTGGTGGTGTGGGCATGCGTCTGGCTTCCACCCTAGTTCAGGTCCGACAGGTCCGCTCTGTTCCTGTAGTGCCCCCCAAACCACAGTTTGCCAAGATGCCCAGTGCAATGTGTAGCAAGATCCATGTAGCACCTGCAAGCCCATGTCCAAGGCCTGGTAGGCTTGATGGGACTCCTGGAGAAAAAGCTTGGGGTTCTCGAGCTTCCTGGAGGAATGGGGGCAGTCTTTCTTTTGATGCTGCTGTGGCCCTGGCCCGGGAACGCCAGAGGACCGAGTCTCAGGGAGTTCGGCGGACCCAGACCTGTACTGGAGGTGGGGATTATAGTCTCAGCTCCAGAACCCCTCCTTGTAGCATGATCCTTGCCCATTCTTCCCGGCCCCTTAGCTGTTTGGAACGCCCACCTGAAGGCACAGAGGGGTCTGAGCCCAGGAGTCGGCTTAGTCTGCCCCCTAGAGAGCTTCACCCTGTTGTCCCTCTTGTGGCCCCTCAGCGCCAGACATATGCTTTTGAAACACAGACTAATCATGAGAAAGATGAAGGGGTATGA
- the Arhgap30 gene encoding rho GTPase-activating protein 30 isoform X2: MKSRQKGKKKGSSKERVFGCDLREHLQHSGQEVPQVLRSCAEFVQEYGVVDGIYRLSGVSSNIQKLRQEFETERKPDLRRDVYLQDIHCVSSLCKAYFRELPDPLLTYRLYDKFAEAVAVQLEPERLVKILEVLQELPIQNYRTLEFLMRHLVHMASFSAQTNMHARNLAIVWAPNLLRSKDIEASGFNGTAAFMEVRVQSIVVEFILTHVDQLFRGDSLSAGVDLESGWKSLPGARASGSSEDLMPTSLPYHLPSILQAGDGPPQIRPYHTIIEIAEHKRKGSLKVRKWRSIFNLGRSGHETKRKLPLRAEDREKSSKGTLRPAKSMDSLSAAAGVSDEPEGLVGSSSSQPSSLMPESLESNSMEGEQEPEAEAPGSANSEPGTPRAGRSAVRALGSSRAERCAGVHISDPYNVNLPLHITSILSVPPNIISNVSLVRLTRGLECPALQPRPSPASGPGPGPGLGPGPPDEKSEARSVPGPLDDSSPTAMTPALEDSLSQEVQDSFSFLEDLSSSEPEWVGVEEREVAKAEAAGAAGAAGAAAFSLGEDDPGMGYLEELLRVGPQVEEFSVEPPLDDLSLDDTQYVLAPNCCSLDSAVSTPDVEEDYGEEVFLSAYDDLSPLLGPKPINWEGVGSLEEEAAGCGKQPPTQDEEEQACSETRQEKEAKPRSTSDNREEAEATPETEMEAGKADAEGGEAERSQKVMDSFKEGSREELETKEENSEGREVESITETKDVEKIIGEPGKDEKEREIGREEGAEKGDDTPVDSNMDPEHVFQEDLVLEESWEVVHKHEAEKGREGEIKEPKRKSDLKSREDQGHSEDSGSQEEGDDRKEGGFSKEQRSIDVETEVMRGVGDHLEEGALSEGPGVELLRVDSTEEINEQTSEMKQAPLQPSEPEGMEAEGQLNPETCDLYSCPCGLAGGVGMRLASTLVQVRQVRSVPVVPPKPQFAKMPSAMCSKIHVAPASPCPRPGRLDGTPGEKAWGSRASWRNGGSLSFDAAVALARERQRTESQGVRRTQTCTGGGDYSLSSRTPPCSMILAHSSRPLSCLERPPEGTEGSEPRSRLSLPPRELHPVVPLVAPQRQTYAFETQTNHEKDEGV, from the exons ATGAAGTCTcggcagaaaggaaagaagaagggcaGCTCTAAGGAACGGGTGTTTGGGTGTGACCTACGTGAGCATCTACAGCACTCGGGCCAGGAAG TGCCCCAGGTGCTACGGAGCTGTGCCGAGTTTGTGCAAGAGTATGGAGTGGTGGATGGGATCTACCGCCTCTCAGGGGTCTCCTCTAACATCCAGAAGCTCCG GCAGGAGTTTGAGACGGAGCGGAAGCCAGACCTGCGCCGGGACGTTTATCTCCAGGACATTCACTGTGTCTCTTCCTTGTGCAAGGCCTACTTCAGAGAACTCCCAGATCCCCTCCTCACTTACCGGCTCTATGACAAGTTTGCT GAGGCAGTGGCCGTGCAGCTAGAGCCAGAGCGATTGGTCAAGATCCTAGAAGTGCTTCAAGAACTCCCTATCCAAAACTACAG gACCCTGGAGTTCCTTATGCGCCACTTGGTCCACATGGCCTCATTTAGTGCCCAAACCAACATGCATGCTCGCAATCTGGCAATTGTGTGGGCCCCCAACCTGCTGAG GTCTAAGGACATAGAGGCCTCAGGCTTCAATGGGACAGCAGCGTTCATGGAGGTTCGAGTGCAGTCCATTGTTGTGGAGTTCATCCTTACCCATGTGGACCAGCTCTTTAGGGGTGACTCCCTCTCTG CTGGTGTAGACTTGGAGAGTGGATGGAAATCACTTCCAGGAGCCCGGGCATCAGGCAGCTCCGAGGACCTCATGCCCACCTCTCTTCCCTACCACTTGCCCAGCATCTTGCAGGCTGGGGATGGACCTCCACAGATCCGACCCTACCATACTATTATTGAGATTGCAGAACACAA AAGAAAGGGGTCATTGAAGGTCAGGAAATGGCGCTCTATCTTCAATTTGGGTCGATCTGGACACGAGACAAAACGTAAACTTCCACTGAGGGCTGAGGACAGGG aaaaatccAGTAAGGGGACACTGCGGCCTGCCAAAAGCATGGACTCGCTGAGTGCTGCCGCTGGGGTCAGTGACG agCCGGAGGGGCTGGTGGGGTCCAGCAGTTCTCAGCCAAGCTCACTGATGCCTGAGAGCTTGGAGAGTAATTCTATGGAAGGAGAACAGGAGCCCGAAGCAGAGGCACCGGGCAGTGCCAATTCTGAGCCGGGAACTCCACGAGCCGGGCGGTCAGCTGTTCGGGCCTTAGGGAGCAGTAGAGCAGAGCGTTGTGCTGGTGTCCACATCTCAGACCCTTACAACGTCAACCTCCCTCTGCACATAACCTCCATCCTCAGTGTTCCTCCAAACATCATCTCTAATGTCTCCTTGGTCAGGCTCACCCGAGGCCTTGAGTGCCCTGCCCTACAACCCCGGCCAAGCCCTGCCTCGGGTCCTGGCCCTGGCCCAGGCCTTGGCCCTGGCCCCCCAG ATGAGAAATCAGAGGCAAGATCAGTCCCAGGTCCCCTGGATGACTCGAGCCCTACAGCCATGACTCCTGCCCTGGAGGACTCCCTGTCCCAGGAAGTGCAGGACTCCTTCTCCTTCCTAGAGGATTTGAGCAGCTCAGAGcctgagtgggtgggggtggaggagagggaggtggcCAAGGCAGAAGccgcaggagcagcaggagcagcaggagcagcagctttCTCCCTTGGGGAGGACGACCCTGGGATGGGCTACCTGGAGGAGCTGCTGAGAGTTGGGCCTCAG GTAGAAGAGTTCTCTGTGGAGCCACCCCTGGATGACCTGTCTCTGGATGATACTCAGTATGTCCTGGCTCCTAACTGCTGCTCCCTTGATTCTGCTGTTTCCACACCTGACGTAGAAGAGGACTATGGGGAAGAAGTCTTCTTGAGTGCCTATGATGATCTGAGTCCCCTTCTGGGGCCTAAACCCATCAACTGGGAAGGTGTAGGGagtctggaggaagaggcagcaggGTGTGGGAAACAACCTCCAACACAGGATGAAGAAGAACAGGCCTGCTCAGAAACCAGGCAGGAAAAGGAGGCTAAGCCCCGGAGCACATCAGATAACCgggaagaagcagaggcaacTCCAGAGACTGAGATGGAGGCTGGAAAGGCTGATGCGGAAGGAGGGGAGGCTGAGAGGAGCCAAAAGGTGATGGATAGTTTTAAAGAAGGGAGTAGGGAAGAGCTAGAGACTAAGGAAGAAAATTCCGAAGGTCGAGAGGTTGAAAGTATAACGGAGACTAAGGATGTGGAAAAAATAATAGGAGAACCGGGTAAagatgagaaggagagagagattgggagagaagaaggagctgagaaaggAGATGACACCCCAGTAGACTCTAATATGGATCCAGAGCATGTGTTTCAAGAAGACCTGGTTCTTGAGGAGAGCTGGGAAGTTGTCCACAAACATgaggctgagaaaggcagagagggtgaGATCAAAGAACCGAAGAGGAAAAGTGACCTTAAGTCAAGAGAAGACCAAGGACACAGTGAAGACAGTGGAAGTCAAGAAGAAGGTGATGATAGGAAGGAAGGGGGTTTCAGCAAGGAACAAAGAAGTATAGATGTAGAAACTGAAGTCATGAGAGGTGTTGGTGACCACTTAGAAGAGGGGGCCCTCTCTGAAGGGCCAGGTGTCGAGTTACTGAGGGTTGACAGTACAGAAGAAATCAATGAACAGACCTCTGAGATGAAACAAGCCCCGCTACAGCCATCTGAACCAGAGGGCATGGAGGCTGAGGGACAGCTTAATCCTGAGACATGTGACCTGTATTCTTGTCCCTGTGGGTTAGCTGGTGGTGTGGGCATGCGTCTGGCTTCCACCCTAGTTCAGGTCCGACAGGTCCGCTCTGTTCCTGTAGTGCCCCCCAAACCACAGTTTGCCAAGATGCCCAGTGCAATGTGTAGCAAGATCCATGTAGCACCTGCAAGCCCATGTCCAAGGCCTGGTAGGCTTGATGGGACTCCTGGAGAAAAAGCTTGGGGTTCTCGAGCTTCCTGGAGGAATGGGGGCAGTCTTTCTTTTGATGCTGCTGTGGCCCTGGCCCGGGAACGCCAGAGGACCGAGTCTCAGGGAGTTCGGCGGACCCAGACCTGTACTGGAGGTGGGGATTATAGTCTCAGCTCCAGAACCCCTCCTTGTAGCATGATCCTTGCCCATTCTTCCCGGCCCCTTAGCTGTTTGGAACGCCCACCTGAAGGCACAGAGGGGTCTGAGCCCAGGAGTCGGCTTAGTCTGCCCCCTAGAGAGCTTCACCCTGTTGTCCCTCTTGTGGCCCCTCAGCGCCAGACATATGCTTTTGAAACACAGACTAATCATGAGAAAGATGAAGGGGTATGA